Proteins from a single region of Streptomyces glaucescens:
- a CDS encoding PH domain-containing protein, translating to MTTTESKDRIYRSPAGIAGGVLLLGLAAWLGIDAIVAGDGRTPWVALATLLLVLPLITAFTLRPAVAANDDRLRIRNPFRVVVLPWGEVASLRSGYTNEVVAKSGRKYQLWAVPVSLRARKKAARRESRRAAELSGERGGRERGLGGLAGFGGGAAVPEGPVRAQTDQIMDELRELLEARETAEAAQGQVTVRWAYEIVAPAVAGAVLLGVLLGLG from the coding sequence ATGACGACCACCGAGTCCAAGGATCGGATCTACCGGTCACCCGCGGGCATCGCCGGAGGTGTGCTGCTGCTCGGCCTCGCCGCGTGGCTCGGCATCGACGCGATCGTCGCCGGTGACGGGCGCACGCCGTGGGTCGCGCTCGCGACGCTGCTGCTGGTGCTGCCGCTGATCACCGCCTTCACGCTGCGGCCCGCCGTGGCCGCGAACGACGACCGGCTGCGGATCCGCAACCCGTTCCGGGTCGTCGTGCTGCCCTGGGGCGAGGTCGCCTCCCTGCGGTCCGGGTACACCAACGAGGTCGTCGCCAAGTCCGGCCGGAAGTACCAGCTGTGGGCCGTTCCGGTGTCCCTGCGGGCGCGGAAGAAGGCGGCGCGGCGGGAGTCGCGGCGGGCCGCCGAGCTGTCCGGGGAGCGGGGCGGGCGGGAGCGCGGCCTCGGGGGGCTCGCCGGGTTCGGTGGCGGGGCCGCCGTGCCGGAGGGGCCGGTACGGGCCCAGACGGACCAGATCATGGACGAGCTGCGGGAGCTGCTGGAGGCCCGGGAGACGGCCGAGGCGGCGCAGGGGCAGGTCACCGTGCGGTGGGCGTACGAGATCGTCGCCCCGGCGGTGGCGGGTGCGGTCCTGCTGGGGGTGCTGCTCGGGCTCGGCTGA
- the deoC gene encoding deoxyribose-phosphate aldolase: MPTNAPTAAHSLSDVAASDSTLRRFLHGLPGVDAVGLEARAASLGTRSIKTTAKAYAIDLAISMVDLTTLEGADTPGKVRALGAKAVHPDPTDRTTPATAAVCVYPDMVAAAKEAVAGSSVKVASVATAFPAGRAPIEVKLADVREAVAAGADEIDMVIDRGAFLAGRYMKVYDEITAVKEACGTARLKVIFETGELSTYDNIRRASWLGMLAGADFIKTSTGKVAVNATPANTLLMLEAVRDFRAATGVQVGVKPAGGIRTTKDAVKFLVLVNETVGEDWLDNHWFRFGASSLLNDLLMQRQKLATGRYSGPDYVTVD, translated from the coding sequence ATGCCCACCAATGCACCCACCGCAGCTCACAGCCTCTCGGACGTCGCCGCGTCCGACAGCACGCTGCGCCGCTTCCTCCACGGGCTGCCCGGCGTCGACGCGGTCGGCCTGGAGGCGCGCGCCGCGTCCCTCGGCACCCGTTCCATCAAGACGACCGCCAAGGCGTACGCCATCGACCTGGCCATCTCCATGGTCGACCTGACGACGCTGGAAGGCGCGGACACCCCGGGCAAGGTCCGGGCGCTCGGCGCCAAGGCGGTCCACCCCGATCCGACCGACCGCACCACTCCCGCGACCGCGGCCGTCTGCGTGTATCCGGACATGGTGGCCGCCGCCAAGGAGGCCGTCGCCGGCTCCTCGGTGAAGGTCGCCTCGGTCGCCACCGCCTTCCCGGCGGGCCGCGCGCCGATCGAGGTCAAGCTGGCCGACGTCCGTGAGGCCGTGGCCGCGGGCGCCGACGAGATCGACATGGTCATCGACCGCGGGGCGTTCCTCGCGGGGCGGTACATGAAGGTGTACGACGAGATCACCGCCGTGAAGGAGGCCTGCGGGACCGCCCGCCTGAAGGTCATCTTCGAGACCGGCGAGCTGTCCACGTACGACAACATCCGCCGCGCCAGCTGGCTCGGCATGCTGGCGGGCGCGGACTTCATCAAGACCTCGACGGGCAAGGTCGCGGTGAACGCCACCCCGGCGAACACCCTCCTCATGCTGGAGGCCGTCCGGGACTTCCGGGCCGCCACCGGCGTCCAGGTCGGTGTGAAGCCGGCCGGCGGCATCCGCACCACCAAGGACGCCGTCAAGTTCCTGGTCCTGGTCAACGAGACCGTCGGCGAGGACTGGCTGGACAACCACTGGTTCCGGTTCGGCGCGTCCTCGCTCCTGAACGACCTGCTGATGCAGCGTCAGAAGCTGGCCACCGGCCGCTACTCCGGCCCCGACTACGTGACGGTGGACTGA
- a CDS encoding aldehyde dehydrogenase family protein, with protein MASAFAYAPAPESRSVVDIAPSYGLFIDGEFAEAADGKVFKTVSPSTEEVLSEIAQAGEADVDRAVRAARKAFEKWSALPGAERAKYLFRIARIIQERSRELAVLETLDNGKPIRETRDADLPLVAAHFFYYAGWADKLGHAGLGANPRPLGVAGQVIPWNFPLLMLAWKIAPALAAGNTVVLKPAETTPLSALFFADICRQAGLPRGVVNILPGYGDAGAALVAHPGVDKVAFTGSTAVGKEIARTVAGTRKKLTLELGGKGANIVFDDAPIDQAVEGIVTGIFFNQGQVCCAGSRLLVQESIHDELLDSLKRRLSTLRLGDPLDKNTDIGAINSAEQLARITALAEQGEAEGAERWSPACELPESGYWFAPTLFTNVTQAHTIARDEIFGPVLSVLTFRTPDEAVAKANNTPYGLSAGIWTEKGSRILAVAGKLRAGVVWSNTFNKFDPTSPFGGYKESGFGREGGRHGLEAYLDV; from the coding sequence ATGGCATCGGCATTCGCATACGCCCCCGCGCCCGAGTCCCGCTCGGTCGTCGACATCGCACCCTCCTACGGCCTCTTCATCGACGGAGAGTTCGCCGAGGCGGCCGACGGCAAGGTCTTCAAGACCGTCTCGCCGTCCACCGAGGAGGTCCTCTCCGAGATCGCCCAGGCCGGCGAGGCGGACGTGGACCGCGCGGTGAGGGCCGCCCGCAAGGCCTTCGAGAAGTGGTCGGCGCTGCCCGGCGCCGAGCGCGCCAAGTACCTGTTCCGCATCGCGCGGATCATCCAGGAGCGCAGCCGCGAGCTGGCCGTCCTCGAGACCCTGGACAACGGCAAGCCCATCAGGGAGACGCGCGACGCGGACCTCCCCCTGGTCGCCGCCCACTTCTTCTACTACGCGGGCTGGGCCGACAAGCTCGGCCACGCGGGCCTCGGCGCGAACCCGCGCCCGCTCGGCGTCGCGGGCCAGGTCATCCCGTGGAACTTCCCGCTGCTGATGCTGGCGTGGAAGATCGCCCCGGCGCTGGCGGCCGGCAACACGGTCGTGCTGAAGCCGGCCGAGACGACCCCGCTCTCCGCCCTGTTCTTCGCGGACATCTGCCGCCAGGCGGGCCTGCCCAGGGGCGTCGTCAACATCCTCCCGGGCTACGGCGACGCCGGCGCCGCGCTGGTCGCCCACCCGGGTGTGGACAAGGTCGCCTTCACCGGCTCCACCGCGGTCGGCAAGGAGATCGCCCGCACGGTCGCGGGCACCCGCAAGAAGCTCACCCTGGAGCTGGGCGGCAAGGGCGCCAACATCGTCTTCGACGACGCGCCCATCGACCAGGCCGTCGAGGGCATCGTCACCGGCATCTTCTTCAACCAGGGCCAGGTGTGCTGCGCGGGCAGCCGCCTGCTGGTGCAGGAGTCGATCCACGACGAGCTGCTGGACTCCCTCAAGCGCAGGCTCTCCACCCTGCGCCTGGGCGACCCGCTGGACAAGAACACCGACATCGGCGCGATCAACTCCGCGGAGCAGCTGGCCCGGATCACGGCCCTCGCCGAGCAGGGCGAGGCGGAGGGCGCCGAGCGCTGGTCCCCGGCCTGCGAGCTGCCGGAGAGCGGCTACTGGTTCGCCCCGACGCTGTTCACGAACGTCACCCAGGCCCACACCATCGCCCGCGACGAGATCTTCGGCCCGGTCCTGTCGGTGCTGACGTTCCGCACGCCGGACGAGGCCGTCGCCAAGGCCAACAACACGCCGTACGGCCTGTCCGCGGGCATCTGGACGGAGAAGGGCTCCCGCATCCTGGCGGTGGCCGGCAAGCTCCGGGCGGGCGTCGTCTGGTCCAACACGTTCAACAAGTTCGACCCGACCTCGCCGTTCGGCGGCTACAAGGAGTCGGGCTTCGGCCGCGAGGGCGGCCGGCACGGCCTGGAGGCTTACCTCGATGTCTGA